A region of Syngnathoides biaculeatus isolate LvHL_M chromosome 20, ASM1980259v1, whole genome shotgun sequence DNA encodes the following proteins:
- the zgc:162331 gene encoding uncharacterized protein zgc:162331, which yields MTAAYRALVDVQSLSCTPVLPPRRGSFYVESGTGVSVGSVLAFWCRGGYQLVGNDKIDCNVRNGKAQWSNYLPVCEAIPRPEDRGLRVAVLASVVSGVVILAMSLSFLVCCLQEQSSKKKAKKEEGWVRMREGKRSARRSERWLDREDGEWEGFPPPKIFHLSQRMNPRLAPDSPLYLTGGLGGYENRGYQRSQESLLKAGPPGLYRSESQLYPQVVLQRVLPPTAPSAPSAPSAPLYLHLPTSSSSSTPAHATAHSQAHLMGQYPTPTYPPNPNTSVPPFHRPVPAPIYPNPNPRPQQPWQ from the exons ATGACCGCAGCTTACAGAGCTTTAGTTGATGTTCAAA GTTTGTCCTGTACGCCCGTTCTGCCCCCACGTCGCGGCTCCTTCTACGTGGAGAGCGGCACCGGGGTGTCAGTGGGCAGCGTCTTGGCCTTCTGGTGCCGCGGAGGCTACCAGCTGGTGGGCAATGACAAAATCGACTGCAACGTCCGCAACGGGAAAGCGCAGTGGAGCAACTACCTGCCCGTTTGTGAGG CAATCCCCAGGCCGGAGGACCGCGGGTTGAGAGTGGCCGTGTTGGCGTCGGTGGTGAGCGGCGTTGTCATCCTCGCCATGTCGCTCTCCTTCCTGGTCTGCTGCCTGCAGGAACAATCCAGCAAgaaaaaagccaaaaaagaa GAGGGGTGGGTGAGGATGAGAGA AGGAAAGCGATCAGCCCGTCGCAGCGAGCGATGGTTGGACAGAGAAGACGGGGAGTGGGAGGGCTTCCCCCCTCCCAAGATCTTCCACCTGTCCCAGAGGATGAACCCCCGACTGGCACCGGACAGCCCGCTCTACCTGACCGGAGGCCTCGGCGGATACGAGAACCGAGGATATCAGAG GAGTCAGGAAAGTCTTCTAAAGGCCGGCCCTCCTGGTCTCTACCGCTCCGAGTCCCAGCTCTACCCGCAAGTGGTCCTCCAGAGGGTCCTGCCCCCGACTGCCCCCTCGGCGCCATCCGCACCCTCGGCCCCGCTCTACCTGCACCTCCCCACCTCGTCCTCTTCTTCCACGCCGGCCCACGCGACCGCCCACTCACAGGCGCACCTCATGGGGCAGTACCCCACGCCTACGTACCCGCCCAATCCGAACACGTCGGTGCCGCCGTTCCACCGACCCGTCCCGGCGCCCATCTACCCCAACCCCAACCCGAGGCCGCAGCAGCCTTGGCAGTGA